The following are encoded together in the Tribolium castaneum strain GA2 chromosome 3, icTriCast1.1, whole genome shotgun sequence genome:
- the LOC662228 gene encoding aromatic amino acid aminotransferase DDB_G0287711, which produces MASIDYSYFISPHSSRRRPALTRELTKRAYGAKDTISLAEGMPNEVTFPFEKMQISMKDGSTLTIQGQQLNAALQYIPTQGYPPLLKTLKEFTQKVHQPPNWQDREILITNGSQDGISKSIELCVQEGHPVLVQDPLYTGAEIVLKPFKAELIPVEQDQFGMSAQKLLQVLEDRKAKYTEEGGGCKMPKIMYINPTGSNPTGTTMSLERRKEIYEICCKYNILILEDDAYCFMHYLEENPPSFLSLDTEGRVLRFDSLSKVLSSGLRVGWITGPKQLISTIELHIQSSYLHSSTLSQVIVENLFQAWGFDKFMDHLSFIRKYYKARRDLTIDSMERHLKGLCEWNVPTGGMFVWIKVRGVSDVYDMLMSRGLKKGITFVPGHAFMADPTKACSYIRASYSKANPKQIEKAMKLLAELIREEHLLLRRKLDNCT; this is translated from the exons atggcAAGCATCGACTACAGCTATTTTATCTCCCCTCACTCCTCCAGAAGAAGACCGGCTCTCACCAGAGAATTAA CCAAGCGCGCTTATGGAGCCAAAGACACAATCTCTTTGGCCGAAGGCATGCCCAACGAGGTGACATTCCctttcgagaaaatgcaaatttcgATGAAAGACGGCTCAACCCTTACCATCCAAGGACAACAGCTGAACGCCGCCTTACAGTACATCCCGACCCAGGGCTACCCTCCACTCCTCAAAACGCTGAAAGAGTTCACGCAAAAAGTCCATCAGCCGCCGAATTGGCAGGACCGCGAAATATTGATTACAAATGGGTCCCAAGATGGAATCAGCAAGTCCATTGAGCTCTGCGTCCAGGAAGGTCACCCGGTGCTGGTTCAAGACCCTCTCTATACCGGCGCGGAGATTGTC TTGAAGCCATTCAAGGCTGAACTGATCCCAGTTGAGCAAGATCAGTTCGGAATGAGCGCCCAAAAGCTGCTACAAGTGCTCGAGGACCGGAAAGCGAAGTATACGGAAGAGGGCGGAGGGTGTAAAATGCCCAAGATCATGTACATCAACCCCACGGGGTCGAATCCAACGGGGACAACAATGTCGTTAGAAAGGAGGAAGGAGATTTACGAAATCTGTTGcaaatacaacattttaattctgGAGGACGACGCTTATTGCTTCATGCACTATTTGGAGGAGAACCCGCCCAGCTTCCTCTCTCTGGATACCGAGGGCCGTGTGCTCCGCTTCGATTCCTTATCAAAAGTATTAAGTTCTGGTCTGCGAGTGGGATGGATCACTGGACCAAAACAACTGATCTCAACCATAGAATTACACATTCAGAGCTCCTATCTACACTCAAGCACCTTATCTCAG GTCATCGTCGAGAACCTCTTCCAGGCCTGGGGTTTCGACAAATTCATGGACCATTTGAGCTTCATTCGCAAGTACTACAAGGCCCGTCGAGACCTCACAATCGACTCGATGGAGCGCCACTTGAAGGGCTTGTGCGAGTGGAACGTACCCACCGGAGGAATGTTTGTCTGGATTAAAGTCCGGGGGGTGTCCGACGTGTACGACATGCTGATGAGCAGGGGCTTGAAGAAGGGTATTACTTTTGTACCTGGGCACGCTTTCATGGCAGATCCCACCAAAGCGTGCAGCTACATTCGCGCTTCCTACAGCAAAGCCAATCCCAAGCAGATCGAAAAAGCGATGAAGCTTTTGGCGGAGTTGATAAGGGAGGAACATTTGCTGTTGCGTAGGAAGCTAGATAATTGTACTTAA